The Gammaproteobacteria bacterium genome includes a region encoding these proteins:
- a CDS encoding paraquat-inducible protein A produces the protein MKAKIAGLVYLIFIACVAAAIAYESWGNAVGYSHTVNKITEKLHMEDNLKNSGKKILETITFSLYEGYTESVNELKELKAKSKKYDTNAYRFTKAFVGIVLLVIVIYFISGQQVVLLSMIFLSITSLVVGWFSPILEITAYQDIPVLGNTIFQYESKSIVSALYKIMDKGQYAIAGIILLFTVVTPIIKTILLLILSFQKKLHLSVRKVKFLTHIGKWSMLDVFVVAIIVTYFSTKTNGQTDANLQIGIYYFSVYVILSMICTYLITFKHKNS, from the coding sequence ATGAAAGCTAAAATTGCAGGACTAGTTTATCTTATTTTTATTGCTTGTGTGGCAGCAGCAATCGCCTATGAATCATGGGGAAATGCCGTTGGATATTCGCATACAGTCAATAAAATAACCGAAAAACTTCACATGGAAGATAATTTGAAGAACTCCGGTAAGAAAATTCTGGAAACAATCACTTTCAGTCTTTACGAGGGCTATACAGAAAGTGTCAACGAATTAAAAGAACTCAAAGCCAAAAGTAAAAAATATGATACTAATGCTTACCGTTTCACGAAGGCATTTGTTGGAATTGTTTTATTAGTCATTGTGATTTATTTCATATCCGGCCAGCAAGTTGTATTGCTCAGTATGATTTTTCTTTCAATCACCAGTCTGGTGGTTGGTTGGTTCTCACCCATACTTGAAATCACTGCCTATCAAGATATTCCGGTTCTTGGCAATACTATTTTTCAATATGAATCCAAAAGTATTGTTTCTGCCTTGTATAAAATCATGGACAAAGGACAATACGCTATTGCGGGAATCATTTTGTTATTTACGGTTGTTACACCAATCATTAAAACAATATTATTACTTATTCTCAGTTTTCAGAAAAAACTGCATTTATCTGTCAGAAAAGTTAAGTTTCTGACTCATATTGGCAAATGGTCAATGCTGGATGTTTTTGTGGTTGCGATTATAGTGACTTATTTTTCGACCAAAACTAATGGGCAAACTGACGCCAACTTACAAATTGGTATTTACTATTTTAGTGTATATGTGATTTTGTCAATGATTTGTACTTATCTCATCACATTCAAGCATAAGAATAGTTGA
- the tmk gene encoding dTMP kinase, which produces MKSRLITLEGSEGAGKTTALNTLCQTLDEWNVDYIVTREPGGEENAEKIRDILLHSEHLHPKTELLLMFASRNEHIENVIKPALKRGQWVVSDRYVDASYAYQGEGRQLGFEVVKWFDDFIVGDVQPDLTLLMDIDPEIGLKRIKSRGQADRIEQEGIEFFHRIAEGYRKKAKIHPRRYAVIDAAKSIPEVKTLIQKALDKHKRHLL; this is translated from the coding sequence ATGAAATCCCGCTTGATTACTTTGGAAGGTTCAGAAGGAGCGGGTAAAACCACGGCTCTCAATACTCTTTGTCAAACGCTGGATGAATGGAACGTGGATTATATTGTTACACGAGAGCCGGGTGGTGAAGAAAATGCGGAAAAAATTCGTGATATATTGCTTCATTCTGAGCATTTACACCCAAAAACAGAGTTATTGCTCATGTTTGCATCACGAAATGAACATATTGAAAATGTGATTAAACCGGCACTAAAACGAGGACAATGGGTGGTTTCTGACCGTTATGTGGATGCCAGCTACGCTTATCAAGGAGAGGGCAGGCAACTTGGGTTCGAAGTAGTTAAATGGTTTGATGACTTTATCGTTGGTGATGTGCAGCCTGATTTGACTTTGTTAATGGATATCGACCCTGAAATTGGGCTTAAAAGAATCAAATCACGAGGCCAAGCTGATCGTATTGAACAAGAAGGCATTGAGTTTTTTCACCGAATTGCCGAAGGATATCGCAAAAAAGCGAAGATTCATCCTCGAAGGTATGCCGTCATTGATGCTGCAAAGTCAATTCCTGAAGTTAAAACCTTAATCCAGAAAGCTCTTGATAAGCACAAAAGGCATTTGTTATGA
- the holB gene encoding DNA polymerase III subunit delta', translated as MNEFPWLVERIEQWQKLLVGNKIPHALLVSGSKGVGKKNLVYQMAKMALCDNLQGIQVCESCKSCQLFNAGNHTDLKIISTEDDVIKVAQIRQLSKDLILSSSRGHYRFAIIENAERMNSASANALLKTLEEPPANVVIILTTDDTGRLLPTIKSRCLKINIDLPQRLISKQWLLDCTKFHERQIEQALSYTNSAPLATKQFLELEYLEKCEQMLEELFALAQGAKNILEVTKNWLEEDALQMLPYLANHLMQIIKTKMFADTTTIDKFTQFSNQQLYSLVQNLFRFLKLNNKSLKTELLIEELLISWKQSFPT; from the coding sequence ATGAATGAATTTCCTTGGCTTGTTGAGCGAATTGAACAATGGCAAAAATTGCTTGTTGGGAATAAAATTCCGCATGCTTTATTGGTGAGTGGTTCAAAAGGAGTTGGCAAGAAAAATTTGGTTTATCAAATGGCAAAAATGGCGTTGTGTGATAATTTGCAGGGAATCCAGGTTTGCGAATCCTGCAAATCGTGTCAGTTATTCAATGCCGGCAACCATACTGATTTGAAGATAATTTCGACCGAAGATGATGTAATCAAAGTCGCACAGATTCGCCAGTTGTCAAAAGATCTAATCTTGAGTTCGTCCCGTGGACATTATCGCTTTGCAATTATTGAAAACGCTGAGCGAATGAATTCGGCCTCAGCTAATGCTTTGTTGAAAACTTTGGAAGAACCTCCGGCAAATGTAGTTATCATTTTAACTACTGATGATACAGGTCGTTTGCTACCAACGATTAAAAGTCGTTGTCTGAAAATTAATATTGATTTGCCTCAAAGATTAATCTCAAAGCAATGGTTGTTGGATTGCACAAAATTCCATGAGCGACAAATTGAACAAGCATTGAGTTATACGAATTCGGCACCACTCGCGACAAAACAATTTCTTGAGCTTGAGTATTTGGAAAAGTGTGAACAGATGTTGGAAGAGCTTTTTGCGCTCGCTCAAGGAGCAAAAAACATCCTTGAAGTTACCAAAAACTGGCTTGAAGAAGACGCATTACAAATGTTACCTTATCTTGCAAATCATCTTATGCAGATTATAAAAACTAAAATGTTTGCTGATACAACAACAATCGACAAATTCACTCAATTCAGCAATCAACAATTATATAGTTTGGTTCAAAATCTTTTCCGATTTTTAAAATTGAATAATAAATCCCTTAAGACCGAGTTACTTATTGAAGAACTACTTATTAGTTGGAAGCAATCGTTTCCAACATAA
- the pabC gene encoding aminodeoxychorismate lyase, whose protein sequence is MKFFSTFSMTPEKVLLSRALNYGDGVFETFRVVNRQIPLFDYHAKRLKSSLQRLGITPPDTQEIHNRIMALAEDNADCIAKLVVFRKDYHRGYSSQSKECDYFITINPISSFRLCDQLTVSSVKLSRSKTLAGIKHLNRLEQVIAANELNSSDYSDAILTDGKNIIETTYKNIVLIKNNKIYSPKLNNSGVHGVALSWLEDWCVENSIEFKWKKIKLSELSDYQAMMTCNSIQGFSLIKNVDNQVQFSHKSPIADKIKSSWSQLFKF, encoded by the coding sequence GTGAAGTTTTTTTCCACTTTTTCAATGACCCCTGAGAAAGTATTATTGTCTCGTGCACTCAATTATGGCGACGGTGTTTTTGAAACGTTTCGGGTTGTTAACCGACAAATTCCATTATTTGACTATCATGCAAAAAGATTAAAAAGCAGTTTGCAAAGGTTGGGAATAACACCTCCTGACACCCAAGAAATACACAATAGAATCATGGCTTTAGCAGAAGATAATGCCGACTGTATTGCCAAATTAGTTGTGTTTCGTAAAGATTATCATCGTGGCTATTCCTCACAATCCAAGGAATGTGATTATTTCATAACAATCAATCCGATATCATCATTCCGATTATGTGATCAATTAACTGTTAGCTCAGTGAAATTATCTCGAAGTAAAACTCTGGCAGGAATTAAACACCTCAATCGTTTGGAACAGGTTATTGCAGCTAACGAATTGAATAGTAGCGACTACTCTGATGCCATTTTGACTGATGGTAAAAATATTATTGAAACCACTTATAAAAATATTGTGCTTATAAAAAACAATAAAATTTATTCTCCCAAGTTGAATAATTCGGGTGTGCACGGTGTTGCGTTGTCTTGGCTTGAGGACTGGTGTGTTGAAAACTCTATTGAATTCAAGTGGAAGAAAATCAAATTATCTGAACTCAGCGACTATCAAGCAATGATGACCTGCAATAGTATTCAGGGTTTTAGCTTAATTAAAAATGTTGATAATCAAGTTCAATTCTCACACAAATCACCAATTGCTGATAAAATAAAATCCTCTTGGTCACAGCTGTTTAAGTTTTGA
- the mltG gene encoding endolytic transglycosylase MltG, with amino-acid sequence MKKKIFLIFVIFGTGCLLVGGYFFQQYQQFIKNPVFSKTTIVEIAKGQHFQNFTKNIKKLNANGENWQWMLFAKIEKTGGWLTVGEFEIDNTLTPLQMMQKIKANNVITYKFTIVEGINWWELKEKLLDDSVLIHTLFDFTDEQLLQKLSIDAPSPEGMFLPETYQFVKGDSDVDILQRAHSALTKVLEENWQNRKPDIPIKDSYQLLTLASIVEKESAHANERDKIAGVFVRRLQKNMRLQTDPTVIYGIGPNFDGDIKSKDLKTDTPYNTYTRHGLPPTPIAMPSAESIHFSSHPADGKELYFVANNRGGHYFSDTYEEHLRAVEKYLKGQKL; translated from the coding sequence TTGAAGAAAAAAATATTTCTGATTTTTGTTATTTTTGGCACGGGTTGTTTGCTTGTTGGTGGTTATTTTTTTCAACAATATCAGCAATTTATAAAAAATCCTGTTTTCTCAAAAACAACCATCGTTGAAATCGCCAAAGGTCAGCATTTTCAAAATTTTACCAAAAATATCAAGAAACTTAATGCCAATGGTGAAAATTGGCAATGGATGCTTTTTGCAAAAATTGAAAAAACCGGAGGCTGGTTAACGGTTGGAGAGTTTGAAATTGATAACACATTAACGCCTTTGCAAATGATGCAAAAAATAAAGGCAAACAATGTTATCACATATAAATTTACCATTGTTGAAGGTATCAATTGGTGGGAATTGAAAGAAAAATTGCTTGATGATTCGGTGTTAATTCACACACTGTTTGATTTCACTGACGAGCAACTCTTGCAAAAACTGTCAATTGACGCTCCATCTCCCGAAGGAATGTTTTTGCCTGAAACTTATCAGTTTGTGAAAGGTGACTCGGATGTTGATATTTTGCAAAGGGCACATTCAGCATTAACCAAAGTATTAGAAGAGAATTGGCAAAATCGCAAACCGGATATACCGATAAAAGACTCCTATCAACTGCTAACTTTGGCATCCATCGTTGAAAAAGAAAGTGCACATGCAAATGAGAGAGATAAAATCGCCGGAGTTTTTGTTCGTAGATTGCAGAAAAATATGCGTTTGCAAACGGATCCAACGGTTATTTATGGAATTGGTCCGAATTTCGATGGTGATATTAAAAGCAAGGATTTGAAAACCGATACACCTTATAACACTTATACCCGTCACGGTTTACCGCCAACGCCGATTGCAATGCCAAGTGCTGAGTCTATCCACTTCAGCTCCCATCCTGCGGATGGAAAAGAACTTTATTTCGTTGCTAATAACCGAGGCGGTCATTATTTTTCGGACACTTACGAAGAGCATTTGAGAGCTGTTGAAAAATACTTGAAAGGGCAAAAGTTATGA
- a CDS encoding PilZ domain-containing protein, whose protein sequence is MGAGMAKKGILSCDIKDVAELHKLFMPFIENGGIFIKTQNSYNLGDDVFLLLSLLGEEKVPVTGKVVWITPLGSGGMKHAGIGVQFADNADMEQIRTKIETMLAPYKGDNLPTETM, encoded by the coding sequence ATGGGTGCCGGGATGGCAAAAAAAGGAATATTATCCTGTGATATAAAAGATGTTGCTGAACTGCATAAATTGTTCATGCCGTTTATTGAAAATGGCGGAATTTTTATAAAAACTCAAAACTCTTATAACTTAGGTGACGATGTTTTTTTATTATTGTCCTTGTTAGGAGAGGAAAAAGTTCCGGTAACCGGAAAAGTAGTGTGGATTACACCACTAGGTTCCGGTGGAATGAAACATGCAGGTATCGGAGTTCAGTTTGCAGATAATGCGGATATGGAACAAATCAGGACGAAGATTGAAACAATGCTCGCCCCTTATAAAGGAGACAACCTTCCAACCGAAACAATGTAA